Within Nitrospiraceae bacterium, the genomic segment CGCGTCGAAGTTCTGGTTGGAATACACGCCCAGGCTCTTCAGATTCCGATCGACGCAGTCAGCCGGCTCGAGGACTTGCAATATGTCTATATCGTTCGTGACGGACAAGCCCAACGAGTCGAAGTCGAAATCGGAATCCGCGATGAGAATCGCGTCGAGATCACCAAAGGGCTGACCGGCTTCGAACAGGTCATCGTCTCGGGCAAAGATCTTGTGCATGACGGCACTCCCGTGCAAACGCAACCGCTTTCTCAGTCGTGAGTGCTGAGTTCTGAACCCTGAGTTGAATTTTCCGGTGTAGGCTGACGCAACAGGTTTGGCAGACATATCCAAGATGATTTTCGTCCCAGCACTCAGCACTTGTCACTCAGCACTTCCATTATGTGGCTGACGCTCCTGGCGCTCAGGAATCGCATCGGCATCTTGATGTTGTCGCTCGCGATGGTGGTGCTCGGTGCCACCTCGCTGCAACGACTGCCGGTCGACTTATTTCCCAACATTCAGGTTCCCGTCGCCTTTGTCGGCGTGATCTATAAGGGCGCCCCGCCGCTCGACATCGAGCAAAGCGTCATCTACCCCATCGAGAAGGCCGTCAGCTCTGCCTCGAACGTTGAGCACGTAGAATCGTTTGCCAAGCAGGGTATCGGAGGGGTTCAGATCTGGTTCAACTGGGGCGCGGACATCAATGTGGGTCAGATGGAGGTCATGCAACGCATCACGCAGATCCTAAACAGTTTGCCGCCCGGGATTCTCCAGCCGTTCATTGTTAAATTCGACGTGTCCAATATTCCAGTCTCCTTCGTCACGGTCTCCAGCGACGACCTCGATGAACGGGCGCTGTACGACCTCGCCTTCAATACGATTGCGCCGCAAATCGAGCAGATCGCCAACGTCGCCGCCGCCACCGTTGAAGGCGGTAAGATCCGCCAGATCAACATCAACCTCGATCCAGCCCTGCTGAACGCGCGAAGCCTCTCAATCCTTGATGTCGTAAGAGCAGTGAAGGCGTCGAACCTGATCCTGCCTTCGGGCGACATTAAGGCCGGCAATCTTGACTACAACGTCTTTACCAATAACCAGTTCCGCACGGTTGCTCCGATCCAGGACGTGATCGTTAAAGTGAACCAGCAGGGCAACCCGGTGCGTGTCCGTGACATCGGTACCGTAACGGATTCCTCGGACATTCAAACGAACGTGGTCCGGACGGACGGTAAGCGAGCGGTGTACTTGCGGGTGAACAAACAGCCGATCGCCAACACGGTGGAAGTCGTTGATGCTCTGCGGAAGGCGCTGCCCAGGATGATCGGGATCCCGCCGGGCGTGAAACTCGGTATCTCGTTTGACCAGTCTGTCTATATTCGCCAGTCGATCAACAATCTCATCGAACAGGCATTGCACGGCTCTGTGCTGGCCGCTGCGGTCATTCTCATTTTTCTCCGAAATCTGACGAGCACGCTGATCATTTCCGTGGCCATTCCGCTGTCGATCATGGTGACGTTCATCGTGCTGTATTTTACCGGCCAAACCCTGAACGTCTTCACCTTGGGGGGCCTGGCGCTCGGCATCGGACGGCTCGTGGACGATTCGATCGTGGAACTGGAAAACATTCAGCGCCATTTGAATACCACGCCACGTCGATGGGAGGCGATCCTCGAAGCAGCTCGAGAAGTGGCGATGCCGATCTTCGCCTCCACGGTGACGACGGTGGTCGTCTTCCTCCCGATCTTCTTCGTGGTTGGCATCTCGCGTTTGCTGCTGATTCCACTGACCCTCACCATCGCCATCGCTCTCTTCACCTCCTTCTTCGTTTCGCGCACCGTCACGCCAGCCCTGTGTTACAAATTCCTCAAACCCGAGCGAGAGGCTCATCAATCGATGCCGGCTTGGTTCGTCCGAGTGATGAACTGGAGCCGGAAGCAGTATGAGTGGCTCGACAAAGGGTATGAGGATTCCTTGCGTTGGGTGCTCGCCCACCGGCGCCTTCTCATTGTCGGCATCGTGCTCCTTTTCGCCACCTCGCTGGCGTTGCTGCCGATGATCGGCACAGAGTTTTTGCCTGTTTCCGACGAGAGCCAGTTCCGCATCGTGTTACGCGCACCGGTCGGCCAGCGGGTCGAGAAAACCGAGCAACAAGTCGCCGAAGTCGAACGGGTGTTGCGGGAAAACATCGCTCCGCACGAATTGGAAACCATCGTCTCAAGCACCGGCGTGCTGGCCCAGGGCCGCTCTTCATTGTTCAACCCCAACACAGGTCCTCATACGTCAGTGATCTCCGTCTACCTGGTCTCACCCGATAAGCGCACCAGGAATCAAGTTGAGATCATGAATGAAGTTCGGCCGAAAGCGGTCAAGCTCTTTCCCGGTGTCGCACTGTTTTTTGACCCGGGTGGACTCGTCAAGCGCGTCACCAGCTTCGGATCGCAGAAAGCGGTGGATGTGGAGATCTACGGGTACGACTTCGAGCGCGCGCGCACCGTCATCCGGCAGGTGGAGAACATCATGCACCAAGTTCAGGGGCTCGCGGACATCGAAGTCAGTCGCGAGGAGAACTATCCCGAAGTCAATGTCGTGGTCGACCGCGAGAAAGCCGCTCTCCTCGGCATCAGTGAGACCGACGTGGCAAATGCCGTCCTCTTTTCTCTCAACGGTAACGGCCAGACTGATCCGATCATCTATACCGATCCTCAAAACGGCAACGAGTACTATATCAGCGCCTGGCTGGCAGAAGAGCACCGCAAAGATCTCACCGATATCGAAAACATCATCCTCACGGCCAGAAACGGCGAGCCGGTGCTGCTCAAGAACGTGGCGTCGTTAAAATTGAACGCCGGGCCGGTCAAAATCGATCGCAAGTATTTCCAGCGGGTGATCCACATCACCGCGAATCCCGTCAACCGAGACCTCGGCGCGATCGCCTCCGACCTGGAAGACGAGTTTGCGAAGCTGCAATTGCCGACGGGGTTCAGCATTCGATTGGCGGGGCAGATACAGCAACAGCGCGAGACCTTTGAAGGATTGTTCTTTGCGACCGTTCTGGCCTTGGTGCTGGTCTACATGGTCATGGCGGCGCAGTTCAAATCGCTCATCGATCCTTTCATTATCATGTTTTCAGTCCCGATGGGGTTCCCCGGCGTGATTCTGGTGTTGTTCCTCACGAACACGACGCTCTCCACTACTTCCATGATGGGCATTATCATGATGCTTGGCATCGTGGTCTCGAACGGCGTGTTGCTGGTTGATTACACCAACGTCTTGCGACGCAAGGGATTGGCACTGCGCGAAACGGTTGTGGTGGCGGCCCGAACGCGGTTACGCCCTATTCTCATGACCTCGCTGGCAACGGTCTTCGGGCTCCTTCCGATGGCCATCGGCTGGGGCACGGGGGGCGAAACGAATGCACCGCTGGCGCGCGCCGTGGTGGGAGGGCTCAGTGTCTCAACCCTGCTTACTCTCTTCCTCGTTCCGACGATGTACATGATCCTGGAGGAACGGTTCCCGCGACAGCTTCGAGAAGAGCAGTCAGAAGCAGCCGTGCTGCCCGTGCAGACACAAGCGGAACCGGCTTTTCGCTGAAGAGAGACGTACTAGCCTACCGACGGGAAGAGGGATTTCAACTGTATCGCCAGCCCGATGTCCCCGCTGATTTGAAGGCGGCCCGACATGGCAATTGCAGGACCGCTCAGCTGACCGTTCAAGACCTTCACGCAATCCTCGCTGGCCATGGCGAGCGTGACATGAGGATCAACATGGGCTCCTTCTTCGACGGTGCAGGTCCCATTCTGGATCCGGACAAGATACTGCCCGCCCTGCGGTCCGCTGAGATCAAACTGGTAGACCGCATCGAGATCTTCCGCAGCCTCCCTGTCGAGCTTGGCTGGAAGCGAGTAAAAGAACTCTTTGATGGTTTTGGGTGTCATGTGGGGCAGGAACGGAATCGGTCATCAGACGCATCGGGGGCCGCGTAACCGCGGCCCCCTCACATGGTGTTCCACGAGATATGACTAATACCGCAGCGTGGCAGTCGCCGTACTGCGACGAGCACCGAAGAATTCCTTCGAAAAGGCTTCGACGGTGGCCGGGTCATAGCCTTTGCAGCTGAAAATATCGAGGTAGGCACTGTTCGTATCGTTGGCAAAGTGGCCGCTGATCAACGATGTTGAAATCAGCTGTACCATGGAATAACCGGCGACACGGCCTTCGCCGAAATTGACCACCTGACACTCGCCGAAACGCTGCATACCAATCAGCTCACAAAGCTCGATCACGTAGCGCTTGATCTGCTCAGGGTCGCGAATGAGATCGGGATTGCAATCTTGGAGGTCGACAGCGGTGCAGAGTCCCCACGCCTTGCCGGCTCCGACCATGTCGCGGATCGGAATCGACGAGGTGGTTGGGACGTTAGTAGGTAAGATAGTGGACTCGGGACCGGACGGGATACTCATAGAGGTTGGGCACCTTTCTGTGTGAGGGTGAGAAATCCGTCTGCGTGACCATCGTATGCACTATACCACGATTATTTTGCGATCACGCAGGATGCCCGAACTTTTTTTTGCGTTCCGTGTCGACAGGAGACGCAACGCTCGGTTGACAAGGTTCACACCGGTCGAAGACAATGCCTCGCATGGCCGACACGCCGTCTTCTCATAGGTCCTCCGTCCCTTCAATCGCCGATCTCCCGGACAGGCTCTGTACCTGGTGTAAGGTGCCCATGCAGAAACGGCTCGTCGCGAGCGGCCAGTTTCTCCACTACACCTGCCCGAAGTGCATTTTTCAGCACACGATCAGGCTTGGCCCGGCCCCAGAACAGTCTGCACACTAATCCGTCGGCTCACCACGGTCGTCGTAGTACTTTTCTTTGTGAATGGGGCAGAGCCCGCGCGCCTGGATGAGAGCCGTGACTTCCTGAATCATGCCGCTGTTACCGCAGAGATACACCGCCATGTTGCGGACTGACGCGACTCGCTCTCGCACGAGCGTGGTCACCCGTCCGGTCATACCGGTCCATCCCGCCTCCGGGCGCGACAGAGTCGTGACGAAGGAGAACTTGGGAAATTGCCTGGCTAGCCCGAACAATTCCTCCTGATAGTAGAGATCCCTCTGGCTCCGCAGGCCCCAGAATAATGTCACGGCCTGCGCTGTCCCCCGCTCAAGCTGGGCTGCAACCATGGAGCGAATCGGTGCAATGCCGGTTCCTGTGGCGACAAACAGGAGATCCCGCGTGTTATCCTTCAACCAGAAGGACCCAGCCGGTCCCTTGAACGTGGTGTGATCGCCGATTCGCAGACTATAGAGATAGGTTGAGCCGGGACCGTCCGGCACCAGATTGAAGAGCAGGGTGACCCTATTCTCTTGGGAGGGTGGGGAGACGATCGAATAGGGCCTCACGACGGGCAGAGGGAACCCTTTCTTCGGAACCTCGAAAGAGATAAATTGGCCGGGCTTGAACAAGATGGTCGGCGGTTCGACCAGGGTCAGCTCGAGTTCCCGAACATCGTGAGTCAGGTCTTGGACTCGGCTGACTGTCGCAGTGTATGTGCGGATACCCATCGATTCTTCAACCACCTTGGAATGATTACGAACCGCCCCTCCCTTGAGACAGTATCAAGAAGATTGGCCTTTCATCCAGCGGCCGGCTGACTGCTTGTTCCTCTCTGCCTGTCGCTCCCGGTTTCGGCAAGTTTGTGCCGTCACCCGAGGAAGAAGAGGTGCGACGCGACATCACGGCCTTTCAGCGGTACGGGTTAGAAGAATTCGAAGCCGATCGCCGATTGGCCTACTTGAGGGGTTGGGCCTATCACGCGAACGTCGAGTTCAACGACGCCGAACTCACCCCGCCTGCCGCCTGCCAAATCCTATAGCTTTCCTTCAGCCAGCGACCTGATCTCTTCCATCCGTCGCCGGTTCACACCAAAATCGCCGTAGCCGGTTCGGGAGGCGGAGCGAAAGTGAACCGTCTTGGTCTGGTCGTCGAGGAGAAACTCGACATCATCGACAAAACGAAACAAGAAGCTGGTGAATTCATAGTGGAGGTAGGCCTCGTCTTCTTCGACGAGCTTGGTGCGCGGCAGGGAACGAACGATCTCCTTCAAAGCCTCCTTCGCCTCCGCCTTTGATTTGCGATAGCGATACGGTGCAATGGCGTGACCAGCATCTTTCGCCTGCGTCGACACGCAGTTGGGGCTGGATGGGCAGGGAGCCAATGTTCTGAGGCTCATTCAACCTCGAGTGATGATCCGCACGAAGAAGACCCCCTCCATGTTGCGCAACCAGATCTCACAAATCAACACGGCGTCGGGAGGAATCATGTCTGGCATACCTTTGTCGCGATAGGCGAGACGCGGACCTTCCGATAGCCGCCAGCAATTCTAATACGACAGCGTCCTCGGAGTCGGCCGTGTCTCTCCTCGCTCTTCCACCACTACCGAGACACGTCCGATCACACGCCCATCTTCGGTCTCGATATCCACGCGCCAGTCGCCGGGATCGAGGCGCTGTTTGAACGTATAGGCCCGGTATCCACCCTCGCGGCCGCCAGCAATCTTAATGGGAATTCTGTCAGCATGCGCAAAAGGCTTGTCGCTGGTCGCCCGGTAGTACCAATGGTGAAACACGGTCGTGTCCAGGGCAACCGGCGCGAAGACCGCCGTAAAGCAATAGATCGGTTCATCGGCTGGGAAAGGGTTCTGCGACTGTTTCCACACCTGATACCACTCGCGATCGTAACTGAGCACAAAGTGGTCGTTCTGTTTTTGCACTTCTCGATACATCCCGCCAAACTTCATGGAAAGCGGCACGGGCGGAATCCAATTCAAGAAATAGAACCCGACCAGCAGACCGACCAGCGCAACAGCCGGTGCCCCCACCATTCGCGCTTCGTTCTTCGATCGTTCCGGATTGCGCTGATAGATCAGGTGCACCACCCGCAGGGTGACGGCCACACTGAGGATGGCTCCCAGCAGAAACACCCAGGTCCCGATGGTGCCGATCATGACCGGCAGAAAGAACGTGAAAAAGCTGAAACAGGTAAGGGCATACAGCGCCACGAGCAGACGCAGGTTCGAGAGACGATCGCGCAAAAATTCGTTACCGACGAGTAACAGAATGAGCACGCCCATGAATATCCCGGTTCGCGTGAGTGTGGCGCTTCGCGAATAGAATACGGCATACGCGCTGAAGAGCCCGCCCAACAGAAATTGCATCGCCATCGGATAGTACGGTCTGGCTCGGACCAGAAGTCGCACGAACTTCGTGGGGTGCTCAGGTTCTCCTACTTCAACCGGCCCCACGCCCAGGCGACCGGCGAGTACGATCAAGGCTCCGAGGAGCGAGAGATAGAGCAAGAGGATAAGATTATCCTGAAGACGATCGATGCGAGTGAGGGTCAGGGTGTCATAGGTGACGCCCGAGAGAAAGAACACGGCTGGCATGAAGGGCTTGGCCAGGAGGGATTGGATCTTCGCCACCGGGCTCATGTTCCCACTCTCCGAAATCCGAGAAATTTGTTCAACGAAAATGTTTATTTGTGGTTAAGGCCGACCTTAGGTTGGCAACGAGGAAGGCGGAAGCACTTTCACAACTCCCTGTCCCGCAATCATCAGGGAGCCTGTGAGAGCAACGATAATGTTCGGTGGGTCACCTATTAACGGTTGGATGTGAACCTTTACAGACTCACTGTCAGATATGCTGATGTCATCTGACGTCATGATAGAGAGCATACTGCTTTATGAGCCGGGAACGGCTGGTCCTGCGTAATTGGCGGATGACCCAGGGAGATGTGGCGCTGTATCGGTCAACGGAGTTGGGTCAATAGTGTTCGATAGCTGCTGGTCCTTTGCAAAGAGTGTAGCAAACAAGAGCGAGAGTGGTGGTAGGACCCACAGAAAGTATGCCTGACAGGTCCGTCGTGCAACCTTCTTCTTATCGAACTTCCAGCCGAGGTATTCTTCCCACCACGGTAGAGTGGGCTGCTCACTTCGCTTCATATTTTTAACTCTACCGTGACTGTTCGAGAAAGTCCAGTCGGGCTCGGTGGTTCATGCTCTCCTCACGCTGAAATGGCAACTCTAACTGAAACGCGGTGCAATCGGCTTGAATGTATTCCTGATGCAGCGAAATGGATGGCGTAAAGCAATGGTGCTCGGATCGTAACAATCTCAAACGGGTCAAGGTCATGCTCCCAAAGTCCGCGGCCTGATGGGCTTTCACCTGTCAAGAAAAGACTCCCGCCCCTTTTCTTTACCTTCAATCAGTCAACAGGATCTTCGCAGACTGCTCAAACAAGTTGTTCGGCAAGGCCGCAACAAGCAAAGCCCCGAGACGTACTCTCTGCACGTACGTCGCAGGGGAGAAGCGATGTGAGAACGAAGCTGACGACTTGTTTCAGCAGTCTGCTAGACGAAGGCAGGCAATGGCGCATACACCACCGGATGCCCTACCACCCGTTCAAGCCAGTTCGCCATCAAATCTTCCCCAAGCGGAGCCCGATTCAGGCGGGCCTCGATTTGGAATCCTGTGCGCCCCCCGACGATGCCGAGAATGGCAGAGGCATCCTCTCCTCCAGGGAGAAGTTCCGACGTCTGGAACTCGCAGAGCGTGGCGTAGAGACGTCCGTCCGGTTCGATCACTGACCGGATTTCCGGTAGATCATCGAGCGGGCAGTGCACCGAACAGCGATAGGCATGCCGGGCTGACGGTTCAATCGTTTGAAACTCTCCCAGAGCGTCTTCGGAGAATCCCGTGAGATAGGCCCGCACGCCGGCCGGCTCCGGTGCGAATGTCGCCACCAATTTGCTCGCCGGCACCAGAAACTCATAGGCATCGGCCGTGTTGTACTCGAATTGACAGGGGCCGAACGCATCGGGCCAGGAACAGAAGAACGGGACGGAGGTATCGGCGGGACGGAGTACAAGACTTCCTTTCTCCACGGCCGTCTCGATCGGCAATTCCAGCTGTGTAATCGCCTCGAGGAACGCAGTCCGCCGTTCTTCCACCCACTGCTCGCGTTGAGCATCTCCCCGTGTTTCTCCTGGCGGGATGACCTCGTGCACCTGTAGACGGACGCGCACGAATGAATGGCTGTGACGGAAGCCGAGCCAGAGCATGCTCCGTTGATCATGGAGCTGCAGCGGCTCTCGAATCCGCCAGGGATGACTGATGGAACAATAGGTGCCGGTGTCCTGATACTGCTGGTAGGTCGTGTGGTACGCCCCGGCAAGCAGAAAGAAATCGCCCCGCCAGCCTTCGCGGATGTGGACCAGCGTGACGTCTTCAGTGCCCCAGGGATCGAGTTGATCGAAGTCTTCCGGCGAGTCAACAGTCCATTCTTCGACATAACAGATAATGTCTTTGGCCGGCACCGCCGGTTTCAATCCCAGTGCTGCCAACCGCTCGCCCACGGCGAGCACTTGTCCGAACGTCAGTGGCGCAGTGGTTTCCCAGCGACGTTCACGCACAGACGGTGATCCTCAGCCCCGAATTCATTGCCGGCTTGGCCGCAGCGCCCGTTGTTCGATGGCCGTATCCACAATGTACCGCTCAATGCCGTCTTGCAGGGTTGCCGCCGTCAATGTCTGGATATCGTCATCGGAAAACCAGATCACTGTGTTGTGCTGGGCTCCCTCGACGCTCCGCATCGTCGAAGTGCGATCTCCGACATTGCGGGCAGTAATGACGAGCTTGAGGCTTGTTGAAAGCACGGTCGAAAAGACGCGGCTTTTGGCGCCGGCGGTGAATTCAAAAATCTGGCCGCTGATTATGATATCGGCATCCGTTGTTGGTCCGGCCCGCGCCATCCTCACGTTCCAGGAACGGTCTCGCCATCCGCGCGTTTTCAGCCGGTCGGCCAACGCTTGAGCCACAACCTCGCCCGGGCGCTCGCCCGCGACCTGGAAATACGTCACGCCGCCCCACAGATGCGTTCGCATGCCCAGCCGAGTTTTTTCCAGACGCCGGTCGTCGAACGGCTCCACGAGGATCTTGACAGGCTCCGGCTCGACATACTGCGCGGTCGGCACTTTCTGCTGCAGGTCCATGTAGAACGTCCGGCCGGTTCCTCCGCATCCGGCGACAACGCCCGCGCTGAACAATACTGCGACGATGAGCCCGTAATGTCTTCCGATTTGTCTCACAAGCGCCTCCCTGCGTTAACTCGCTTCCTGACTGCGAAGCCGGCCAAGTGTACCCAAGTTGAATCCCGGAGACAAATAAGAGGCAAGAGGCTAGGGGCAAGGGGCGAGAGGCAAGCGGAAAGAGCCGATCTATCGAGATGAAGTTTTGGCCTTTCGCCCCACGCCTCTTACCAGCTATAGCGTGATGATGGGCAGGACCGCTCGAAACGTCTCTCGGCTGAGATTCGGGAGCTGTCCAGACTGAATTCGCACGTTGCTGAGCGGCACGAAGCGGACAACCTTCAGAAAGGACCGCTCAGCCAACACCGCGGCGATCCGAGCCTTCCGATCGTGGGTCATGGGCAACGTGTACCCTTCTCCACGTTTCCATTCCCAGAGCGATGGAGCGAGCGAGAGCTCCAGCTCTTGCCCCGCAAGACGATGGAACCGATCGACGATGTGTTTCTTATATTGCTTGATCTTCGTCCCTTCGAGCAGGAGGGCACAG encodes:
- a CDS encoding efflux RND transporter permease subunit; amino-acid sequence: MWLTLLALRNRIGILMLSLAMVVLGATSLQRLPVDLFPNIQVPVAFVGVIYKGAPPLDIEQSVIYPIEKAVSSASNVEHVESFAKQGIGGVQIWFNWGADINVGQMEVMQRITQILNSLPPGILQPFIVKFDVSNIPVSFVTVSSDDLDERALYDLAFNTIAPQIEQIANVAAATVEGGKIRQININLDPALLNARSLSILDVVRAVKASNLILPSGDIKAGNLDYNVFTNNQFRTVAPIQDVIVKVNQQGNPVRVRDIGTVTDSSDIQTNVVRTDGKRAVYLRVNKQPIANTVEVVDALRKALPRMIGIPPGVKLGISFDQSVYIRQSINNLIEQALHGSVLAAAVILIFLRNLTSTLIISVAIPLSIMVTFIVLYFTGQTLNVFTLGGLALGIGRLVDDSIVELENIQRHLNTTPRRWEAILEAAREVAMPIFASTVTTVVVFLPIFFVVGISRLLLIPLTLTIAIALFTSFFVSRTVTPALCYKFLKPEREAHQSMPAWFVRVMNWSRKQYEWLDKGYEDSLRWVLAHRRLLIVGIVLLFATSLALLPMIGTEFLPVSDESQFRIVLRAPVGQRVEKTEQQVAEVERVLRENIAPHELETIVSSTGVLAQGRSSLFNPNTGPHTSVISVYLVSPDKRTRNQVEIMNEVRPKAVKLFPGVALFFDPGGLVKRVTSFGSQKAVDVEIYGYDFERARTVIRQVENIMHQVQGLADIEVSREENYPEVNVVVDREKAALLGISETDVANAVLFSLNGNGQTDPIIYTDPQNGNEYYISAWLAEEHRKDLTDIENIILTARNGEPVLLKNVASLKLNAGPVKIDRKYFQRVIHITANPVNRDLGAIASDLEDEFAKLQLPTGFSIRLAGQIQQQRETFEGLFFATVLALVLVYMVMAAQFKSLIDPFIIMFSVPMGFPGVILVLFLTNTTLSTTSMMGIIMMLGIVVSNGVLLVDYTNVLRRKGLALRETVVVAARTRLRPILMTSLATVFGLLPMAIGWGTGGETNAPLARAVVGGLSVSTLLTLFLVPTMYMILEERFPRQLREEQSEAAVLPVQTQAEPAFR
- a CDS encoding SCP2 sterol-binding domain-containing protein; the protein is MTPKTIKEFFYSLPAKLDREAAEDLDAVYQFDLSGPQGGQYLVRIQNGTCTVEEGAHVDPHVTLAMASEDCVKVLNGQLSGPAIAMSGRLQISGDIGLAIQLKSLFPSVG
- a CDS encoding S-adenosylmethionine decarboxylase — encoded protein: MSIPSGPESTILPTNVPTTSSIPIRDMVGAGKAWGLCTAVDLQDCNPDLIRDPEQIKRYVIELCELIGMQRFGECQVVNFGEGRVAGYSMVQLISTSLISGHFANDTNSAYLDIFSCKGYDPATVEAFSKEFFGARRSTATATLRY
- a CDS encoding FAD-binding oxidoreductase; this encodes MGIRTYTATVSRVQDLTHDVRELELTLVEPPTILFKPGQFISFEVPKKGFPLPVVRPYSIVSPPSQENRVTLLFNLVPDGPGSTYLYSLRIGDHTTFKGPAGSFWLKDNTRDLLFVATGTGIAPIRSMVAAQLERGTAQAVTLFWGLRSQRDLYYQEELFGLARQFPKFSFVTTLSRPEAGWTGMTGRVTTLVRERVASVRNMAVYLCGNSGMIQEVTALIQARGLCPIHKEKYYDDRGEPTD
- a CDS encoding DUF1499 domain-containing protein, whose product is MSLRTLAPCPSSPNCVSTQAKDAGHAIAPYRYRKSKAEAKEALKEIVRSLPRTKLVEEDEAYLHYEFTSFLFRFVDDVEFLLDDQTKTVHFRSASRTGYGDFGVNRRRMEEIRSLAEGKL
- a CDS encoding DUF2914 domain-containing protein, whose translation is MSPVAKIQSLLAKPFMPAVFFLSGVTYDTLTLTRIDRLQDNLILLLYLSLLGALIVLAGRLGVGPVEVGEPEHPTKFVRLLVRARPYYPMAMQFLLGGLFSAYAVFYSRSATLTRTGIFMGVLILLLVGNEFLRDRLSNLRLLVALYALTCFSFFTFFLPVMIGTIGTWVFLLGAILSVAVTLRVVHLIYQRNPERSKNEARMVGAPAVALVGLLVGFYFLNWIPPVPLSMKFGGMYREVQKQNDHFVLSYDREWYQVWKQSQNPFPADEPIYCFTAVFAPVALDTTVFHHWYYRATSDKPFAHADRIPIKIAGGREGGYRAYTFKQRLDPGDWRVDIETEDGRVIGRVSVVVEERGETRPTPRTLSY